The proteins below come from a single Triticum aestivum cultivar Chinese Spring chromosome 5D, IWGSC CS RefSeq v2.1, whole genome shotgun sequence genomic window:
- the LOC123126281 gene encoding disease resistance protein Pik-2-like: MEVVSAAHGAFGPLLEKLTTLLVDEYARLKGVRREIRSLRSELSSMHAALKEYTKLEDPNDQVKTWISLVRELAYDTEDALDKFVHQLVNGSRRHHGGFKKLFRKTICHLKTLGSRRGIADQIDDLKDRIKHVKDLKDSYTLDGAPSSTTRHGVVDPRLHAIFAEEAHLVGMEGPRDDLANWMMEEGNNSSSHCKVLSIVGFGGLGKTTLANEVRRKIQGRFHCQAFVSISQKPDIKKIIKDVISQMPCLDGSTQDTMDWDEKKSIAKLREMLQDKRYLVIIDDVWSRQAWNTIKCAFPENNCSSRIIATTRIIDVAKSCCQNTDDRMYKMEALNDLHSRTLFSKRIFGSSNYCPEVLHKVSDGILKKCGGLPLAIISISSLLANRPAMKDEWEKVKRSIGCALENNQSLEGMSSILSLSYNDLPPNLKTCLLYLSVFPEDYVIDRERLVRRWIAEGFISEQHGQSQQEVAENYFYELVNKSMVQPVDIGYDGKVRACQVHDMMLEIIISKSIEDNFVTVVRRGQISLKSHQGFIRRLSVQHIDQELLSALANEDLSHVRSLTVTSSVCMKHFPSLVEFESLRVLDFEDCQGLQEYDMNNIDKLFQLKYLSFRGTCITKPPSRIVMLRNLQTLDLRMTSMQQDLPDGIVLLTKLQYLLTETQHKIPIGITNMRSLRVTPNFNITKSPLDAVEELGNLTRLNELSLHLSDGYRYKTHEEVLLSSLCKLSRCKLRSLYISREWGSLNFIDSWSPPSSLQIFHMSSNMHLANIPKWISPGLTSLVNLDINVAELREEGLHTLGLLPSLLDLALCLRSGGSKKLTVIGFPCLKRFNLFSWDGAYVMLTKGSMWNLEEFLLSFDVSVAKAYGFYLGIEHLPSLKLIQVVLRNEGATHSESKAAAAAIREEAGAHPNHPEVCILEEPDEDEDNNEKTDNDEGKSREEGN; this comes from the exons ATGGAGGTTGTGAGCGCTGCACATGGTGCGTTTGGTCCTCTGCTGGAGAAGCTCACCACCTTGCTCGTCGACGAGTATGCTAGGCTCAAAGGGGTCCGCCGCGAGATCCGTTCCCTCAGATCAGAGCTCAGCAGCATGCACGCTGCACTCAAAGAGTACACCAAGCTAGAAGACCCAAATGACCAAGTGAAGACATGGATATCGCTGGTCAGGGAGTTGGCCTATGACACCGAGGATGCCTTGGACAAATTCGTCCACCAGCTTGTCAATGGAAGTCGAAGGCACCACGGCGGTTTCAAGAAGCTCTTCCGGAAGACCATCTGTCATCTCAAGACGCTTGGGTCTCGCCGTGGAATCGCTGACCAGATTGACGACCTCAAGGACCGCATTAAGCATGTGAAAGATCTCAAGGATAGCTACACATTGGATGGTGCTCCTTCCAGCACAACTCGCCATGGAGTCGTGGATCCCCGACTGCACGCGATTTTTGCCGAAGAGGCACATCTTGTCGGTATGGAAGGTCCAAGAGACGATCTTGCTAACTGGATGATGGAAGAAGGAAACAACTCGTCCAGCCATTGCAAGGTGTTGTCTATTGTTGGGTTTGGTGGATTGGGAAAGACAACATTGGCAAATGAGGTCCGTCGGAAGATTCAAGGACGGTTCCATTGCCAAGCTTTTGTATCGATCTCGCAAAAGCCAGATATAAAGAAAATTATCAAGGATGTTATCTCTCAAATGCCATGCCTAGATGGATCCACACAAGATACCATGGATTGGGATGAAAAGAAGTCCATTGCAAAGCTAAGAGAAATGCTACAAGATAAAAG GTATCTCGTCATCATTGATGATGTATGGTCTAGACAAGCATGGAATACTATCAAGTGTGCTTTTCCAGAGAATAATTGTTCTAGCAGAATTATAGCTACTACCCGCATCATTGATGTAGCAAAGTCATGTTGTCAGAATACTGATGACCGCATGTACAAAATGGAAGCCCTAAATGATCTTCACTCTAGGACATTGTTTTCGAAAAGAATATTTGGCTCTAGTAACTATTGTCCTGAAGTGTTGCACAAAGTTTCAGATGGAATTCTAAAAAAATGTGGAGGCCTACCACTAGCAATTATCAGTATATCAAGTTTGTTGGCGAATAGGCCAGCTATGAAGGATGAGTGGGAGAAGGTTAAAAGATCAATTGGCTGCGCACTAGAAAATAACCAGAGTCTAGAGGGAATGAGTAGTATACTATCTCTTAGCTATAATGATCTTCCACCTAATCTCAAGACATGTCTGTTGTATTTAAGTGTATTCCCTGAGGATTATGTTATTGACAGAGAGAGGTTAGTGAGGCGATGGATAGCAGAAGGATTTATCTCGGAACAACATGGGCAGAGCCAGCAAGAAGTTGCGGAGAACTACTTTTATGAGCTTGTCAACAAAAGCATGGTTCAACCAGTGGATATTGGATATGATGGCAAGGTTCGTGCCTGCCAAGTGCACGACATGATGCTTGAAATTATCATTTCAAAATCCATTGAAGATAATTTTGTCACTGTGGTACGCAGAGGTCAGATAAGTTTGAAAAGTCATCAAGGTTTTATTCGGCGACTATCAGTCCAACACATTGACCAGGAGTTGCTATCAGCATTGGCAAATGAAGATCTAAGCCATGTTCGATCTCTGACGGTAACATCATCAGTTtgcatgaaacactttcctagtCTTGTTGAATTTGAATCTCTACGTGTACtggactttgaagattgtcaaggTTTGCAGGAGTATGATATGAACAATATAGACAAATTATTCCAACTAAAGTACCTCAGCTTTAGGGGCACGTGCATAACAAAGCCACCATCAAGGATTGTAATGCTACGTAACCTACAGACCCTTGATCTTAGGATGACATCCATGCAACAAGATCTGCCAGATGGAATTGTTCTGCTCACTAAACTACAGTATCTACTCACTGAAACACAACATAAGATACCTATTGGGATCACCAATATGAGGAGCTTACGGGTAACCCCAAATTTTAATATTACCAAGAGTCCATTGGATGCAGTGGAGGAGCTTGGGAACCTAACCAGATTAAACGAGCTCTCTTTGCACTTGTCTGATGGATATAGGTACAAGACGCATGAGGAGGTGCTACTCTCCTCACTATGCAAGCTTAGCCGTTGCAAACTCCGGTCCTTATACATAAGTAGGGAATGGGGTTCACTCAACTTTATAGATTCTTGGTCCCCTCCATCCTCCCTTCAGATATTTCATATGTCTAGCAACATGCATTTAGCAAACATTCCAAAGTGGATTTCTCCGGGACTCACAAGCCTTGTTAATCTGGATATCAATGTGGCTGAACTGAGGGAGGAAGGTCTGCACACTCTTGGTTTGCTCCCATCGTTACTGGATCTAGCATTGTGTTTGCGTTCAGGAGGAAGCAAAAAGCTTACCGTAATTGGATTCCCATGCCTCAAGAGGTTTAACCTCTTTAGTTGGGATGGGGCATATGTGATGCTCACGAAAGGGTCCATGTGGAATCTTGaggagtttttgttgtcttttgaTGTGTCAGTGGCCAAAGCGTATGGCTTCTATTTAGGCATTGAGCATCTCCCATCTCTCAAACTAATACAAGTAGTTCTTCGCAACGAAGGTGCCACACATTCGGAATCGAAGGCTGCAGCCGCTGCCATCAGGGAGGAAGCAGGTGCCCATCCCAACCATCCCGAAGTCTGTAttttggaggaaccggatgaagatgaaGATAACAATGAAAAGACTGATAATGATGAAGGAAAGAGCAGAGAGGAGGGGAATTAA